A section of the Flavobacterium sp. CG_23.5 genome encodes:
- a CDS encoding retron St85 family RNA-directed DNA polymerase, which translates to MDFAQYKNTFTQEASKNGYSEQNIQRCLDYAELLFSHEVPVIYNTSHLSNLVGYNKKYLKKASYYPQYFYRDFEITKKNGTKRPISEPLPSLKEIQIWILKNILYKIPVSPFAKAYKPNTALIENLKFHKKQPKVLTLDLENFFPSISVKSIEKIFIEMGYSRMVSQLLAKLCTRDKTLPQGAPTSPTLSNLIFKDADVAIADFCKQRKIRYTRYADDLSFSGDFDEKELFEKITETVENLNFHINKSKTKLMTPNTRQVVTGIVVNEKPQVVFHKRNELRQAMHYIKKFGIDEHREYKEINQRNYLEHLLGRINFVLQINPKDLEFIGYKAVLIDLKKKQALKMKKNQPLLM; encoded by the coding sequence ATGGATTTTGCTCAATACAAAAATACCTTTACACAGGAAGCCTCAAAAAATGGCTACTCAGAACAGAATATTCAACGCTGTTTGGACTATGCTGAGCTGTTATTTTCGCATGAAGTTCCGGTAATTTATAACACTTCCCATCTTTCTAATCTTGTAGGATATAATAAAAAATATCTTAAAAAAGCATCCTATTATCCTCAATATTTCTATCGGGATTTTGAAATAACAAAGAAAAACGGAACAAAAAGACCAATATCAGAACCTCTTCCAAGTCTAAAAGAAATACAAATCTGGATATTAAAAAATATACTTTATAAAATACCTGTAAGTCCTTTTGCAAAAGCATATAAACCTAATACCGCTCTTATTGAAAATTTAAAATTTCATAAAAAGCAACCCAAAGTACTTACATTAGATTTAGAAAATTTTTTTCCATCCATTTCGGTTAAATCAATTGAAAAAATATTTATTGAAATGGGGTATTCCCGAATGGTATCGCAACTCCTTGCAAAATTATGTACACGAGATAAAACTTTACCTCAAGGGGCACCAACAAGTCCAACACTTTCTAATTTAATTTTTAAAGATGCTGATGTTGCCATTGCCGATTTTTGTAAACAACGAAAAATAAGATATACCCGTTACGCCGACGATTTGAGTTTTTCAGGCGATTTTGATGAAAAGGAATTATTCGAAAAAATAACTGAAACGGTTGAAAATTTGAATTTTCATATCAATAAAAGTAAAACAAAACTCATGACACCCAATACCCGTCAGGTTGTAACAGGAATAGTGGTCAATGAAAAACCACAAGTTGTATTTCATAAACGCAATGAGTTAAGACAAGCGATGCACTATATAAAAAAATTTGGTATAGACGAACATCGCGAGTATAAAGAAATCAATCAAAGGAATTATCTGGAACACTTACTGGGAAGGATAAATTTTGTTCTGCAAATAAATCCAAAAGATCTTGAGTTTATTGGCTACAAAGCTGTACTGATAGATTTAAAAAAGAAACAGGCATTAAAAATGAAAAAGAACCAGCCATTGCTTATGTAA